AGATAGAGAAAGGTGAACTGAGTTTCAAAGAGATCAAGAAGAAGCTGACTTACCACGATCCCTGTAGGCTGGGAAGACACCTGGGAATCTATGAGCCGCCACGTAGAGTGATCGAGTCCATTCCAGGTATAGAATTGGTCGAAATGAAAGATAACAGGGCGGAATCCCTTTGCTGCGGCACCAGCGCTTTCACTAACTGCGACTCATGCTCAAAGCAGATAAGGGTTGAGCGATTGCTTCAGGCAAAAGCCACCGGCGCCGAGTCTATCATAACTTGCTGCCCCAAATGCCAAATTCATTTTAGATGTGCCATGGTAAACAAGGGAGAGGTGAAGGGCCCAGATGTTGAAATTGAGGTAGTGGACTTGGTGAGTTTGGTGGCACAGGCCTTAGGAGGTAAGAGCAGTGAATGATTCGGTCTTGATAGTTGGTGGTGGTATAGCTGGCATCCAGGCCTCCATTGATCTAGCCAACATGGGCTTTCAGGTGTACCTGGTGGAGAAATCACCCAGTATCGGCGGAAGAATGGCTCAACTGGACAAGACCTTTCCAACCAATGACTGTGCCATGTGCATTCTTGCCCCTAAGATGATCGAGTGCTACAGGCACAAAAACGTAAAGGTGCTAAGCTACTCAGAAATTGCCGAAGTCAATGGTCAACTGGGCAATTTCCAGGTCAAAGTCCTTAGAAAGTCAAGATACATCGATGAGACCAAGTGTACTGGTTGCGGGGAGTGTGCTGAGAAATGCCCGGTGGTGGTGAAAAGCGAGTTTGAGGAGGGCAAGGGCACAAGAAAGGCTATCTACAAGCCCTTCGCCCAAGCGATCCCCAATCTCTATGTCATCGCTAAGAGAGGCACGCCTCCGTGCAAAGCAGCGTGTCCAGCAGGAGTGGATGCCCAGGGCTATGTTGCCCTGATCTCCCAGGGCAAGTTCAAAGAGGCACTCGAACTTGTCAGGCGGAGGAACCCTCTGCCAGCAGTCTGTGGTAGGGTGTGTACTCACCCTTGCGAAACCGAGTGCAACCGTGGGAAGCTAGATCAACCCATCGCTATCGCTGCCCTGAAGCGCTTCGTGGCAGACTATGAAGTGAGCATGGGTACAGAAGACGTAACTCCCGTACCTCGAACTAAAGAGGAAAAGATCGCTGTCATTGGGTCAGGTCCGGCAGGTCTAACGGTTGCCTCTGACTTGGTCAAGATGGGCTATGGTGTGACCGTCTTCGAGGCCATGCCTCAGCCGGGCGGGATGCTCTCTTGGGGTATCCCTGAGTATCGTCTGCCTAAGAAGGCATTGCAAACTGAGATCGCTGGCATTCAGAAACTCGGCGTTGAAATAAAGCTGAATAGTCCTGTAGGCAAAGATGGCTTGACTATAGACGACCTCTGGGAGCAGGGCTATAAAGCGACTTTCATTGGCGTGGGAGCCCAAGCCAGTATGAAATTGGACGTTCCTGGCGAAGAACTAGAGGGTGTCTATCATGGTATCTCCTTCCTGAGGGATGTCAACTTAGGAGAGGAGGTTAAAGTAGGAAAGCACGTGGCTATAGTTGGCGGTGGAAATGTAGCCATCGATGCCGCGAGAACAGCTCACCGACTTGGTGCCAAAGAAGTATTCATCGTCTATCGCAGATCAAGGGAGGAGATGCCGGCCAGCGAGGAGGAGATCGAAGAAGCCGAACACGAAGGCATCAAGATTCATTATCTGGCTGCCCCAGTTAAGATCCTGGGGAAGAACGGAAAGGTAGCCGGTATGGAATGTATCCGGATGGAATTGGGAGAGCCTGATGCGAGCGGCAGGAGACGCCCCGTTCCTGTTAAGGGGTCGGAATTCGTGATCGACGCAGACATGATTATCCCTGCTATCGGCCAGACCTCTGACCTTGCCTTCCTGCCTAAGAAGAGCCAATTCCAGGTGTCGCGCAGGGGGACCTTTGAGGTTGATCCCATCAGCCTGGCTACCAATGTACCTGGAGTGTTTGCCGGTGGAGACGTCGTAAGCGGACCGGCTACGGTAGTTGAGGCCATAGCTGCGGGAAAGAGGGCTGCTCTTTCCATCGACTGTTACTTGCGTGGGGTGCCCCTCCCACCTGAAGAAGAGCCACTACCCACTGTGAAGATCGAGGACATAGACACAAAGGATTCCGAGAGGAAGAACCGAGTAGCGATGCCTACCGTTCCCCTGAAGAAAAGGGCACACGGCTTCACAGAAGTGAACCTCGGCCTCAGCCAGGAGATGGCAGTCGAAGAGGCAAAGAGGTGCTTGGATTGTGGTATCTGCTCGTGGTGTCGCGAGTGTGAAAAGGCCTGCCAGGCTAAGGCTATCAATCACGAGATGAAAGAACAGTACCTTGACCTGAATGTTGGCGCCATTGTTCTGGCAATTGGCCTGGACCTGTACGATGTTTCAGGGCTGACTGAATACGGGTATGGAAGGATACCAAACGTCATCACGGCCATGGAATATGAGAGATTGACGTCGGCCTCTGGCCCTACTGCTGGCGTGCTCAGGCGGGCGACGGATGGCAAGATTCCCACCAACATAGCCTTTATTCAGTGTGTCGGCTCTCGCGATTTCAAGAATAATCCCTATTGCTCCAGCGTATGCTGCATGCACGCCACCAAAGAGGCAATACTGGCATACGAACATCACCCGGGGACAAAGTCCACGATCTTCTATATGGATTTAAGAGCGGTGGGCAAGCGATTCCAGGAATATGTGGATAGAGCTACCAAAGAGTACAACGTGACGTATATCAGAGGCCGCCCGGGGAAGATTGATGCCAACTCAAATGGCAACCCCATTATCTGGTACGAGGATACCATTACGGGAGAAACGAAGACCTTTGAGACAGAGATGGTAATCCTCTGCCAGGCGTTAATTCCATCCCGTGGCATCAGGGAGTTGGCAGGCATATTGGGCATAAAGTTGGATGAACATAGCTTCGTGGAGATTCCAGATAAGCTGTGGCGACCATTGGATACCACTAGACCTGGTGTCCTTGCCTGTGGCTATGTCCACAGCCCACGGGATATTCCTGACTCAGTAGCCCAGGCCTCAGGGACAGCGGCTAGGGCGGCTGAGGTCATAGCAGGAGGTGTCTAAGCATGTCTGATGCCCGTATTGGCGTTTTCGTGTGTCACTGTGGCATAAATATCGGGGGATACGTGGATGTTCCCCAGGTAACGGAGTATGTGAAGCAACTGCCGAATGTAGTGCATGCTGAGCATAACCTGTACACCTGTTCCGAAGAAGGGGTCTCGTCGATCAAGAAGAAGATTCAGGAACTCAATCTGAACCGGGTTATAGTGGCCTCCTGTACACCTAGAACGCACGAGCCATTGTTCAGGTCTGCTTGCGAAGAAGTCGGTCTGAACAAGTATCTGTTCGAGTTTGTAAACATAAGAGACCAGTGTTCCTGGGTACATATGACCCGCCGACAGGAAGCTACCGAAAAAGCCAAGACCCTTATCAGAATGGGAGTTGCCAAGGCACGGTTGCTTGAGCCACTAGAAGAGATAGAGAGCAAGGTAGTCCCGTCATCGCTGGTGATTGGTGGTGGGGTAGCTGGAATGAGCGCCGCCTTGAATCTGGCCAACCAGGGTTTCGAGGTTCATCTGGTGGAAAAGGAAGCAGAGCTTGGCGGCATGGTGGCAAGCCTTCACAAACTATTCACCTCCGACATGGAGGCGAAGGAGTTGATCGACCCCGTAGTGAAGCAGGTGAAGGATCATAACCGCATTAAAGTCTACCTGTCCACAAAGCTTAAGGAGGTAGCAGGGTTTGTAGGTAACTTTGATGTCACTCTGGACCAGAGTGGGAAGGAGCACAAGGTTACTGTTGGGACAATCATAGTGGCCATCGGGGCTGAGGAATTCAAACCCGTAGGCCAATACGGCTACGGGAAGATGGCTGGTGTCCTTACCCAACTGGAGCTGGAAGAGCGCCTGAAAAAGGGCACCGTTGATGCCAAGAACATCGTCATAATCAACTGCGTGGGCGCTCGGGTGCCGGAGAGAACTTATTGTAGTCGCTTTTGCTGCCTGACCGCCATCAAGAACGCTGTCCTGCTCAAAGAGAAAAACCCAACCGCCAAGGTCTGGGTGCTTCACCGCGACTTGATGACCTACGGGGTAGAATTTGAGGAATATTATCGGAAAGCCATGGAAGCAGGGGTGAGATTCATCAGATACAGCCTGGAAAGGCCGCCACAGGTCATTGGAGATGGTCGTGTTCAGGAAGTGAAGGTATACCACCAACTGAGGAAGAAGGAAATAGAGATTCCTTGTGATACAGTGGTATTAACCACACCCCTTGTCCCCCGCAGTGATAATGAGGGACTTTCCAAGATGCTGAAGGTTCCCCTGAGTCAAGAAGGCTTCTTCCTCGAGGCGCACCTCAAATTGCGCCCGGTGGAATTTGCCACGGACGGCATCTTCATTTGTGGCTCCGCAAAGTGGCCTGTGGAGATAACCGAGGCTGTCTCACAAGCCTACGGTAGCGCCTCGAAGGCGGCCATACCCATGAGAATGGGCTACGTTAAGCCTGAAGCCATAACCTCCTCTGTCAATGTGGACATCTGCGGAGGGTGTGGTATCTGCGTCGCGCTCTGTCCCTATAGCGCTACAGAGATGAAGACCGAGAATGGCAAGAGGGTGGCCAATGCTATTGCGGCGCTATGCAAAGGTTGCGGGACTTGTGGAGCTGCCTGCCCATCTGGGGCCATCTCCATGAATCACTTCAAAGACGCTCAGATTTTAGCTCAAATAGAAGCCTTGGTAGCATGATGCCGGAAAGAGGTGTGCCAATGAAGGGAAATAATTTTGAGCCTCTGATACTGGGCTTTGCTTGTAACTGGTGTACGTATGCAGGTGCGGACCTGGCGGGCACCTCTAGAATCCAATACCCGCCCAATATAAAGATGATAAGGGTAATGTGCAGCGGCAGGGTCGATCCCACTTTCATCCTGAAGGCTTTTTCGAAAGGCGTGGACGGAGTGTTCATCGGAGGATGCCATCCGGGCGATTGCCACTACATAGAGGGGAATTACAAAGCGATGAGGAGAATCGCGCTGACCAAGAAGCTGCTTCAAGATTTCGGGATCGAACCGGAGAGGCTCAGATTAGAGTGGGTTTCGGCATCTGAAGGCGTGAGATTTGGGCAGGTTGTTGCAGATTTCACCAATACCATAAAAGAACTGGGGCCTTTGAAGAAACAGTGACCCCCCACTGTTCGGCGCTTGGAGCACAACCAGCGCTGGTGGTGAGTTGTCTTTCGAACCAACTCGCCAGGGTGTGTGGCGTCCTTCCTCCTGAAGAACGTTACCCACCCTTTTCATTCTTCTCCTCACAGCGATAACACGCGTCCATGGAACCGTAGGCACGAACTGCTACGAAGGGTTTCACTCCTGCGAGCTGACACCCAGCCCCCTTCTGACCATGGTTGACAGCGTGAGCCAGTAATGCTAAAATCAAGTGCAGTTGAATTTAATCAAGTGTACTTGTACACAATGAGAAAGGAGAGACTGTGAACGCTCAGCCCAGAGAGAATGTAGCTATAAA
The DNA window shown above is from Chloroflexota bacterium and carries:
- a CDS encoding CoB--CoM heterodisulfide reductase iron-sulfur subunit A family protein, yielding MSDARIGVFVCHCGINIGGYVDVPQVTEYVKQLPNVVHAEHNLYTCSEEGVSSIKKKIQELNLNRVIVASCTPRTHEPLFRSACEEVGLNKYLFEFVNIRDQCSWVHMTRRQEATEKAKTLIRMGVAKARLLEPLEEIESKVVPSSLVIGGGVAGMSAALNLANQGFEVHLVEKEAELGGMVASLHKLFTSDMEAKELIDPVVKQVKDHNRIKVYLSTKLKEVAGFVGNFDVTLDQSGKEHKVTVGTIIVAIGAEEFKPVGQYGYGKMAGVLTQLELEERLKKGTVDAKNIVIINCVGARVPERTYCSRFCCLTAIKNAVLLKEKNPTAKVWVLHRDLMTYGVEFEEYYRKAMEAGVRFIRYSLERPPQVIGDGRVQEVKVYHQLRKKEIEIPCDTVVLTTPLVPRSDNEGLSKMLKVPLSQEGFFLEAHLKLRPVEFATDGIFICGSAKWPVEITEAVSQAYGSASKAAIPMRMGYVKPEAITSSVNVDICGGCGICVALCPYSATEMKTENGKRVANAIAALCKGCGTCGAACPSGAISMNHFKDAQILAQIEALVA
- a CDS encoding FAD-dependent oxidoreductase; translated protein: MNDSVLIVGGGIAGIQASIDLANMGFQVYLVEKSPSIGGRMAQLDKTFPTNDCAMCILAPKMIECYRHKNVKVLSYSEIAEVNGQLGNFQVKVLRKSRYIDETKCTGCGECAEKCPVVVKSEFEEGKGTRKAIYKPFAQAIPNLYVIAKRGTPPCKAACPAGVDAQGYVALISQGKFKEALELVRRRNPLPAVCGRVCTHPCETECNRGKLDQPIAIAALKRFVADYEVSMGTEDVTPVPRTKEEKIAVIGSGPAGLTVASDLVKMGYGVTVFEAMPQPGGMLSWGIPEYRLPKKALQTEIAGIQKLGVEIKLNSPVGKDGLTIDDLWEQGYKATFIGVGAQASMKLDVPGEELEGVYHGISFLRDVNLGEEVKVGKHVAIVGGGNVAIDAARTAHRLGAKEVFIVYRRSREEMPASEEEIEEAEHEGIKIHYLAAPVKILGKNGKVAGMECIRMELGEPDASGRRRPVPVKGSEFVIDADMIIPAIGQTSDLAFLPKKSQFQVSRRGTFEVDPISLATNVPGVFAGGDVVSGPATVVEAIAAGKRAALSIDCYLRGVPLPPEEEPLPTVKIEDIDTKDSERKNRVAMPTVPLKKRAHGFTEVNLGLSQEMAVEEAKRCLDCGICSWCRECEKACQAKAINHEMKEQYLDLNVGAIVLAIGLDLYDVSGLTEYGYGRIPNVITAMEYERLTSASGPTAGVLRRATDGKIPTNIAFIQCVGSRDFKNNPYCSSVCCMHATKEAILAYEHHPGTKSTIFYMDLRAVGKRFQEYVDRATKEYNVTYIRGRPGKIDANSNGNPIIWYEDTITGETKTFETEMVILCQALIPSRGIRELAGILGIKLDEHSFVEIPDKLWRPLDTTRPGVLACGYVHSPRDIPDSVAQASGTAARAAEVIAGGV
- a CDS encoding hydrogenase iron-sulfur subunit; this encodes MKGNNFEPLILGFACNWCTYAGADLAGTSRIQYPPNIKMIRVMCSGRVDPTFILKAFSKGVDGVFIGGCHPGDCHYIEGNYKAMRRIALTKKLLQDFGIEPERLRLEWVSASEGVRFGQVVADFTNTIKELGPLKKQ